The Pleurodeles waltl isolate 20211129_DDA chromosome 7, aPleWal1.hap1.20221129, whole genome shotgun sequence genome includes a region encoding these proteins:
- the LOC138246389 gene encoding achaete-scute homolog 2-like, which yields MDLPGAQSMPFSAPPPSVAEGRSRARRKGVPPARPPPPTRPRCPKRRTPVTCGGSQHPLASATSERRNERERNRVKLVNLGFAHLRRHVPQAQGASRKMSKVETLRSAVDYIRELQGLLGERPGVAGESLSTSDGLSPRGSSTSADSLPRSPVSCASSAEEGSQDLGSASDYHTVHSWG from the coding sequence ATGGACCTGCCCGGGGCGCAGAGTATGCCATTCAGCGCGCCGCCCCCCTCGGTGGCTGAGGGCCGGTCGAGGGCCAGGAGGAAGGGGGTGCCACCGGCCAGGCCACCTCCCCCCACCAGACCTCGCTGCCCCAAGCGCCGGACCCCGGTCACCTGTGGGGGCAGCCAACACCCGCTGGCCTCGGCCACCTCCGAAAGGCGCAACGAGCGGGAGCGCAACAGGGTCAAGCTGGTGAACTTGGGCTTTGCGCACCTGCGGCGCCACGTGCCCCAGGCCCAGGGCGCGAGCCGCAAGATGAGCAAGGTGGAGACCCTGCGCTCGGCCGTGGACTACATCCGGGAGCTGCAGGGGCTGCTTGGGGAGCGGCCGGGGGTGGCCGGGGAGAGCCTCTCCACCTCCGACGGCCTCTCTCCGCGCGGAAGCAGCACCTCCGCCGACTCCCTCCCGCGCTCGCCCGTCTCCTGCGCCTCGTCAGCGGAGGAGGGATCCCAGGACCTCGGCAGCGCCTCGGACTATCACACGGTGCACAGCTGGGGGTAG